A genomic stretch from Roseiconus lacunae includes:
- a CDS encoding hybrid sensor histidine kinase/response regulator: MMRSLRIACRWCCKRKSHCPWFGCLRYHKKQGSKARVDSGSSASLLFRLACLIAAWLVVASSLAPTRAYAQASAARSDQTFREGTSSSESTPSGGTNQLVATNLGQVASYYGHPTLSRVPVDIEASVNLWDHRTSDLFIEDQFDAIYIAATEKAFAVYPRLAPGTKIRVRGYLDVDDFFISADTIDVLDKQELKRSAPVILSELELGEFWSHYVRAEGELTELARMGSHWKALCSINDREFVIRRRDESSYFDWDRYLHRTVIAKGTLSCEIDADGNPTRYFFQTNEADPPLALAAESTRQGPTTLPTEPTSIATVLQLPVGNRPVLIRGQVTEVVPNRHYLLEQDGNHLLVRSNIIQSAMVGNAVDAYVYQSGPNTFCNLYVLSRGQQSMPPPLTDVRQVDVNHLPLRVRLRGTLVTSHRAGNHSYLTLRDQGVDFVAKIDSVMSNLESLALPTARELSVSGTAVPVSGNAIASGGDVHPAFVIEVPSMTEIHVTARWWQFSPSIAIASLTIVAIACTVGMICFATLWLRLQRAADDNRNLQFQLVQSQKLDAIGRLTSGVAHDFNNLLTGIASNLELLQRSSNQPASESAENLRSAIRCTQQASRLVRSLLGFARQTKVELLPGDINRTVEETALLARSTFTKNITVTTKLAQNIPRCRFDQAQLGQVLLNLCFNAKDAYDGQRGTITIETQYQTDGNQGPGFAVIRCHDDGMGIAPEIRPRIFEPFFTTKKVGAGTGLGLSLSYGIVKQHHGTIECDSKVESGTTFTIRIPVMDQCDHPANAQSNQRSSSPQTIRRTDVAASPLIPDSHHLSETTDGHSDVMPSLHVMLVDDDHEVRRAAMLSLETLGHRVTPAVDGADAMSQLRNGLRPDVVLLDLIMPQVSGAETLERMKEHDQSLPVIICSGVINEVDERLEGCLARPDACIAKPFRLAYLDETLNQVCERTRIEQSPAS, translated from the coding sequence ATGATGAGAAGTCTCCGCATAGCCTGTCGGTGGTGTTGTAAACGGAAGTCTCACTGTCCGTGGTTCGGCTGTCTGCGGTATCACAAGAAGCAGGGATCAAAGGCTCGTGTTGACAGCGGTTCGTCCGCATCGCTCCTATTCCGACTCGCGTGTCTGATCGCCGCTTGGCTTGTCGTCGCATCGTCGTTAGCCCCCACCCGGGCCTATGCCCAGGCCTCCGCCGCGAGGTCCGACCAGACTTTTCGCGAGGGCACTTCTTCGAGTGAATCCACTCCCTCCGGCGGCACGAATCAATTGGTCGCGACTAACCTCGGACAAGTGGCGAGCTACTACGGTCACCCAACACTTTCCAGGGTTCCTGTTGATATCGAGGCGTCGGTCAACTTGTGGGATCACCGTACTTCGGATTTATTCATCGAAGATCAGTTCGATGCGATCTACATCGCCGCAACCGAAAAAGCGTTCGCCGTTTACCCGCGTCTTGCACCGGGAACGAAAATCCGTGTCCGAGGGTATCTTGATGTCGATGACTTTTTTATCTCGGCGGACACAATCGATGTGCTCGACAAACAGGAATTAAAGAGATCGGCCCCTGTCATCCTAAGTGAATTGGAACTCGGGGAGTTTTGGTCACACTATGTTCGGGCGGAAGGTGAGTTAACCGAATTGGCTCGAATGGGAAGCCACTGGAAAGCATTGTGCAGCATCAACGACCGAGAGTTCGTCATTCGCCGCCGCGACGAATCGAGCTATTTTGATTGGGATCGCTACCTTCATCGAACCGTCATCGCGAAGGGGACCCTGAGCTGCGAAATCGACGCCGATGGCAACCCAACGCGTTACTTTTTTCAAACCAATGAAGCGGATCCTCCGCTCGCTTTGGCTGCCGAGTCAACTCGGCAAGGCCCCACGACGCTGCCGACCGAACCGACATCGATCGCGACGGTCTTGCAACTGCCGGTAGGGAACCGCCCGGTATTGATTCGTGGCCAAGTCACCGAAGTTGTTCCGAACCGGCATTATCTTTTAGAGCAAGACGGAAATCACTTGCTGGTCCGATCGAACATCATCCAATCGGCAATGGTTGGGAATGCAGTCGATGCCTATGTTTATCAATCTGGTCCGAACACGTTTTGCAACCTTTACGTGCTTTCGAGAGGCCAGCAATCGATGCCCCCACCTCTAACTGACGTTCGGCAAGTGGATGTCAATCACTTGCCATTGAGGGTTCGGCTTCGTGGAACGTTGGTCACTTCCCATCGGGCCGGCAACCATTCATATCTGACGCTGCGCGACCAAGGGGTCGATTTCGTTGCGAAAATCGATTCGGTGATGTCCAATCTCGAATCGCTTGCCCTTCCGACCGCCAGAGAACTCTCCGTGTCAGGAACGGCCGTCCCGGTGAGTGGCAATGCGATCGCGTCAGGCGGTGATGTTCATCCAGCGTTCGTGATCGAAGTACCGTCGATGACAGAGATTCATGTGACCGCTCGTTGGTGGCAGTTCTCGCCATCAATTGCGATCGCCAGTCTGACGATCGTCGCGATCGCCTGCACCGTCGGGATGATCTGCTTCGCGACGTTATGGTTACGACTTCAACGCGCCGCCGACGACAATCGGAACCTACAGTTTCAGTTGGTGCAAAGCCAGAAGCTCGACGCCATCGGGCGTCTGACGAGCGGAGTTGCGCATGACTTTAACAACTTGCTGACGGGTATCGCGTCGAACTTAGAATTGCTTCAGCGTTCATCAAATCAACCCGCTTCTGAATCGGCCGAAAATCTCCGATCCGCGATTCGCTGCACACAGCAAGCCTCACGTTTGGTGCGTTCCCTCTTGGGGTTTGCTCGACAAACGAAGGTCGAATTGCTACCAGGCGATATCAATCGAACGGTCGAAGAAACTGCGCTGCTCGCCCGTTCGACGTTTACCAAGAATATCACCGTCACGACAAAACTAGCTCAGAATATTCCACGTTGCCGATTCGATCAGGCTCAGCTTGGTCAGGTGCTGTTGAATTTGTGTTTCAATGCGAAAGACGCCTATGACGGCCAACGGGGAACGATCACGATCGAAACACAATACCAGACCGACGGTAACCAAGGCCCGGGCTTTGCGGTGATTCGTTGCCATGACGATGGGATGGGAATCGCTCCGGAGATTCGCCCACGCATTTTTGAACCATTTTTCACAACAAAGAAAGTCGGGGCCGGGACCGGGCTTGGACTGTCGCTGTCCTATGGCATCGTCAAACAGCATCACGGCACAATCGAATGCGATAGTAAGGTCGAATCCGGCACCACCTTCACGATCCGGATTCCGGTGATGGATCAGTGCGACCATCCGGCGAATGCGCAGTCCAATCAACGATCAAGTTCACCCCAAACCATACGGCGGACCGACGTCGCGGCTTCGCCGCTGATACCGGACTCACATCATCTTTCGGAAACGACCGATGGTCATTCTGACGTGATGCCGAGCCTTCACGTCATGTTGGTCGATGACGATCATGAGGTCCGCCGCGCCGCCATGTTGAGCCTGGAGACACTCGGACATCGCGTTACACCGGCCGTCGATGGCGCAGATGCAATGAGTCAGCTACGCAATGGTTTACGACCAGATGTCGTGCTTCTCGATCTGATCATGCCTCAAGTTTCGGGGGCGGAAACGCTTGAGCGAATGAAAGAACATGATCAATCGTTGCCGGTGATTATCTGCAGCGGGGTGATCAACGAAGTCGACGAGCGTCTCGAGGGGTGTCTCGCCCGGCCAGACGCGTGCATCGCGAAACCGTTTCGACTCGCCTACCTCGACGAAACTCTCAATCAAGTCTGCGAAAGGACACGAATCGAGCAATCGCCCGCTTCGTGA
- a CDS encoding LOG family protein, translated as MDANDFDPQELPPEAIGESETERPQPADEPIVESAPPEKHSLFDEMRATIDRLENDQTSRGDLKILSRTLLELRYAFKVFRPYRRRRKVTIFGSARTQPDHPDYQSAVQLGRAMAGHGWMVITGAGGGIMEAGHVGAGKEASMGLNIMLPFEQGANPVIDGDPKLVTMKYFFTRKLMFVKECSAVVCCPGGFGTLDEALETLTLMQTGKQTMLPLVLLDHPNGSYWSDFGKFIDRNLGEGGMISGDDTALYRITNDVDVAVDEILQFYRRYHSMRYVRDRLVFRLKERLADEKLAFVNDHFADILVKGSFEQSRSLPEEAGEPDLAGLPRLVFRFNRRSLGRLRLLINEINRD; from the coding sequence ATGGATGCAAACGATTTCGACCCGCAGGAACTTCCGCCGGAAGCCATCGGTGAAAGCGAAACCGAACGACCGCAACCGGCCGACGAACCGATTGTTGAATCCGCTCCGCCAGAGAAGCATTCGTTGTTTGACGAGATGCGGGCGACAATCGATCGACTGGAAAACGATCAAACGTCGCGCGGCGATTTGAAAATCCTCTCGCGTACGCTGCTAGAGCTACGTTACGCGTTCAAGGTATTCCGGCCGTATCGGCGGCGACGTAAAGTGACGATCTTTGGTTCGGCACGAACCCAGCCTGACCATCCAGATTACCAATCAGCGGTTCAACTCGGTCGCGCGATGGCGGGACACGGCTGGATGGTGATCACCGGTGCCGGTGGCGGGATCATGGAAGCCGGTCATGTCGGCGCGGGCAAAGAAGCGTCGATGGGATTGAACATCATGTTGCCCTTCGAACAAGGGGCTAACCCGGTCATCGATGGCGATCCGAAACTCGTCACGATGAAGTACTTCTTCACCCGTAAGCTGATGTTCGTCAAGGAATGCAGTGCGGTTGTTTGTTGCCCCGGCGGCTTCGGGACGTTGGATGAAGCGCTCGAAACATTGACGCTGATGCAAACAGGCAAACAAACGATGCTGCCACTCGTTTTGCTCGACCATCCCAACGGTAGTTACTGGAGCGACTTCGGGAAGTTCATCGATCGAAACCTTGGCGAAGGCGGCATGATCAGCGGCGACGATACCGCGCTTTATCGCATCACCAATGATGTCGACGTTGCGGTCGACGAAATCCTGCAGTTCTATCGTCGCTATCACAGCATGCGATATGTCCGCGATCGACTGGTCTTCCGATTAAAGGAGCGTTTAGCCGACGAAAAACTTGCGTTCGTCAACGATCATTTCGCCGACATCTTGGTCAAAGGTTCCTTCGAACAGTCTCGTTCGCTGCCCGAAGAGGCCGGCGAGCCGGACTTGGCGGGCCTGCCCCGATTGGTCTTCCGTTTCAATCGGCGCTCGCTCGGTCGACTGCGTCTGTTGATCAACGAGATCAACCGAGACTAA
- a CDS encoding type II secretion system protein GspD, producing the protein MTSVTSQRAHRPAPDLKRQTQDSCTNRVPSPNRIAGQRWVWFVVGVITCGLPLHCHAIVTGTRDVTTGKTASELSVVETIQERSTEAAVLQSGLEAFPRIEQASKMRATFDAIIETESERIALREKMKQQLAAAVHVPVNQASTAANDTAANSSERSRESKPTTPVAAHPFAMPSDVKLPGEEHHGSMLAEDAPEVPPATTTMNPGTPVAGSSAVASDTAESHHAPEISLVSSSSAQASPPQTSRSAATVRPTPATRPQADWGSSLLSAKPTINPFFVAEDSTDGHPDRPTAPTASDAAQRYPRHQSDVSSGPASYRSNGQISAASMITNRVSQPAPKPVGPQPIVINKRMPAQTVGSSASDSAGVVKAIAEISPSTSNRPDAAPHAFALPPMEPQLDPEATTTSQPNTAQLVATRKHTSSRDETDDWTDLLLTGAGQHHRNAALWAEGKADFPPLKRPHLRSSPMIEQEEIDPSRSTVSAEHAPPVAPVEIESVPPGKTPSPRLDSDARVAAGAVKDIAESVPAILPPAASTVPEPMQPEYSQPASPRSTEAEISLVPVNASDTPSDVTLNVNEVDVRVVLEMLAKGYGLNLLIAPGVDGTVTANVSGLSPEKTLQGLVRMCGLAMQRDGDLILIYPKENLPLDARQVRVFRLDFARSGTVDPTVQTLLSPVGTAYASKVDETDNRQGCEAMVVIDVPEVIDQVERYLIEADQAPRQVLIEARVLEIELTDGMRHGVNLRHFNGGAHHGTFRTSDNGAMSANPFFFTDVNGQDLSTWLALMQQTADAKTLATPQVMAVNGQTAKIQVGQQLGYSVATVTETSTIQDVRYLETGIVLQVTPTISRDDRVLLQVKPKVSSGEINPETRLPEETTREIETSVMLNNHQGMIIGGLIQEQDRVAIRKTPILGDVKHIGPLFQRRESRRSRSEIIVALIPHIIEPGQAEHCEFPFDANRVDDWEQAGTPLFNGPLNRNCRPWEAKLPDAASQGAAAKAIERMRNADPYR; encoded by the coding sequence ATGACGTCAGTAACCAGCCAACGAGCTCATCGTCCCGCACCAGATTTGAAACGTCAGACGCAAGATTCGTGTACCAACCGTGTGCCGAGTCCCAACCGTATCGCGGGGCAACGCTGGGTTTGGTTTGTGGTCGGAGTCATCACGTGCGGACTGCCGCTGCATTGCCATGCGATCGTGACCGGTACGCGGGATGTGACCACGGGAAAAACAGCGTCTGAGCTGTCGGTCGTCGAGACAATTCAAGAGCGTTCCACCGAGGCCGCGGTGCTGCAAAGCGGCTTGGAAGCATTTCCGCGGATCGAACAAGCGTCGAAAATGCGTGCGACGTTTGATGCGATTATCGAAACCGAATCCGAACGTATCGCGCTTCGCGAAAAAATGAAGCAGCAGCTTGCGGCGGCGGTTCATGTCCCGGTGAACCAAGCTTCCACTGCCGCGAATGACACTGCCGCAAATTCATCCGAACGCAGTCGCGAATCAAAGCCAACGACTCCGGTTGCGGCCCATCCGTTCGCGATGCCGAGCGACGTCAAGCTTCCGGGGGAAGAACACCACGGCAGCATGCTCGCCGAAGACGCGCCGGAGGTGCCTCCTGCGACGACCACGATGAATCCAGGTACGCCGGTTGCTGGCAGTAGCGCAGTCGCTTCGGATACCGCTGAATCGCACCATGCGCCTGAGATTTCGCTGGTCTCGTCATCGTCTGCTCAAGCATCACCTCCTCAAACATCACGTTCTGCTGCGACGGTGCGTCCTACACCGGCGACACGACCTCAGGCAGATTGGGGTTCATCGCTTCTGAGTGCCAAACCGACGATCAACCCGTTCTTTGTCGCCGAGGATTCGACGGATGGTCACCCTGATCGTCCGACCGCCCCTACCGCCTCCGATGCTGCGCAAAGGTATCCGCGTCACCAAAGCGACGTATCCTCCGGCCCGGCGTCTTACCGATCGAACGGCCAAATTTCGGCGGCTTCGATGATCACCAACCGAGTCAGTCAGCCAGCCCCGAAACCGGTCGGCCCGCAGCCAATCGTGATCAACAAGCGAATGCCGGCTCAAACGGTCGGATCGTCCGCAAGCGACTCCGCTGGTGTCGTGAAGGCCATCGCCGAAATCTCCCCATCGACATCGAATCGCCCCGATGCCGCCCCCCATGCGTTTGCGCTACCGCCGATGGAGCCTCAACTGGATCCCGAAGCCACCACCACCTCTCAGCCCAACACCGCACAACTGGTCGCCACCCGCAAGCACACATCATCAAGAGACGAAACCGATGATTGGACGGACTTGCTTTTAACCGGGGCGGGCCAACACCATCGCAATGCCGCGTTGTGGGCGGAGGGCAAGGCAGACTTTCCGCCACTCAAACGCCCCCACCTTCGTTCAAGCCCGATGATTGAACAAGAAGAAATCGATCCATCGCGATCGACGGTCTCGGCCGAACACGCGCCCCCGGTAGCCCCCGTGGAAATCGAGTCGGTTCCACCCGGAAAAACACCGTCGCCGCGATTGGATTCCGATGCTCGCGTTGCTGCCGGAGCCGTTAAAGACATTGCCGAATCAGTTCCTGCGATATTGCCTCCGGCTGCGTCGACGGTACCAGAACCGATGCAACCGGAGTATTCGCAACCTGCCTCGCCACGCTCCACCGAAGCGGAAATCTCGTTGGTTCCCGTGAATGCCAGTGACACCCCGTCAGACGTGACGCTGAATGTAAACGAAGTTGATGTTCGCGTTGTTTTGGAAATGTTGGCGAAAGGCTATGGCTTAAACCTTTTGATTGCCCCGGGCGTTGACGGCACCGTTACCGCGAACGTTTCGGGATTGTCGCCCGAGAAAACACTTCAAGGATTGGTGCGGATGTGTGGACTGGCGATGCAGCGTGACGGCGACTTGATCCTTATTTATCCCAAAGAGAACTTGCCGCTGGACGCTCGCCAGGTGCGCGTTTTCCGTCTCGACTTCGCCCGATCGGGAACGGTCGATCCGACCGTCCAGACGCTGCTCTCGCCCGTCGGGACTGCCTACGCATCGAAAGTTGACGAAACCGACAATCGGCAAGGATGCGAAGCGATGGTCGTTATTGATGTGCCAGAGGTAATCGACCAAGTCGAGCGGTATTTGATCGAAGCCGATCAGGCACCACGACAAGTCCTGATCGAGGCCCGTGTGTTAGAAATCGAACTGACCGATGGGATGCGACACGGGGTCAACCTTCGTCATTTCAACGGCGGTGCGCACCACGGCACGTTCCGGACATCGGACAACGGTGCGATGTCGGCGAATCCATTTTTCTTTACCGATGTGAACGGCCAAGACTTGTCGACTTGGTTGGCGTTGATGCAGCAAACCGCGGATGCCAAAACATTGGCAACACCACAGGTGATGGCGGTCAATGGTCAAACGGCCAAGATTCAGGTCGGGCAGCAACTCGGCTATTCGGTCGCCACCGTGACCGAAACATCAACGATCCAAGACGTGCGATACTTAGAAACAGGCATCGTACTGCAAGTCACGCCGACCATCAGTCGCGATGACCGGGTGTTGCTACAGGTCAAACCCAAGGTCAGCAGTGGTGAAATCAATCCCGAGACACGCTTGCCCGAAGAAACCACGCGTGAAATCGAAACCTCAGTGATGCTGAATAATCATCAAGGAATGATTATCGGCGGACTGATCCAAGAACAAGATCGTGTCGCGATTCGAAAAACCCCGATCCTCGGTGACGTCAAACATATTGGACCGTTGTTCCAACGCCGCGAGTCCCGCCGATCACGTAGCGAAATCATCGTGGCATTGATTCCTCACATCATCGAACCAGGACAAGCCGAACACTGTGAGTTCCCCTTCGATGCCAACCGTGTCGACGATTGGGAGCAAGCCGGCACGCCGCTCTTCAACGGCCCGCTGAATCGTAATTGTCGCCCTTGGGAAGCCAAGTTACCCGACGCGGCTTCGCAAGGTGCGGCAGCCAAGGCGATCGAGCGAATGCGAAACGCTGATCCGTATCGTTAA
- a CDS encoding PDZ domain-containing protein, which produces MKMPESQLEKPIYGYLVITVGLIVGIVTAAALGDAPTPATVEPTATHAGDLETSPTVTQTATSDLRRWILGVRTNPTGSGAVVTSVSPLSAAEQAGIEAGDRIIAIDGRQVGWIGDDSVPLHRLVDASPSGVARLLILKRSSSLRTVVVQLQTIGETLGMKS; this is translated from the coding sequence ATGAAAATGCCAGAATCACAACTTGAGAAACCGATCTACGGATACTTGGTGATCACCGTTGGCCTGATCGTTGGGATCGTGACCGCCGCGGCACTCGGCGATGCTCCTACACCAGCAACCGTCGAGCCGACGGCAACGCACGCCGGAGATCTCGAGACGTCGCCAACGGTAACGCAGACCGCCACCTCCGATCTTCGCCGCTGGATCCTTGGTGTCCGAACCAATCCCACCGGCTCGGGTGCCGTCGTGACCTCGGTTTCGCCCCTGAGCGCTGCCGAACAAGCCGGCATCGAGGCGGGTGACCGGATCATCGCGATCGATGGCCGCCAAGTCGGGTGGATCGGCGACGATAGCGTTCCACTGCATCGATTGGTCGATGCTTCGCCGAGCGGCGTTGCCCGGCTCCTCATACTGAAACGCTCTTCATCATTACGAACGGTCGTCGTTCAATTGCAAACGATCGGTGAGACGCTGGGAATGAAATCCTAG
- a CDS encoding Na+/H+ antiporter NhaA: MSGHTKPKGLFGFFVDNSLFLITGAVAALIWANWAAKNQSTSYHDFIHFDVRTLVGAGGSHGDELGDQHSSDQQSSDQQSGEREGVEGVDEPAADLTPASEGEQGVVDDEGPQTSPPETEVDAVDAVEDTDLDNAGADPVSESDPVGDHESGDGHLAPGEHPAEEHSGESSHHWYSLLFIINDVLMALFFAIAAKEVWESLLPGGALSNPRKAATPLLATFGGIAGPALFFIGGAMLTGTTADFGKGWAVPCATDIAFSYLVARLIFGTGHPAIAFLLLLAIADDAAGLVILAIFYPSAPIEPMWLILTASAMAVAWMLAKMKVQSHWFYILGPGIASWFSFYEANIHPALGLVPIIPFLPSASSDLGIFAREELNREDTLNEFEHFWKVPVEIILGLFGLANAGVVLSSLGTGTWLVLVGLLVGKPVGITLMTWLSERVLGLEKPAGMDYRHVVTLGMVAGIGFTVALFVSVAAFKDPGPIQDSVKMGALLSFAAAPLSILIAKALGIRAGGNTDPAGGTGDGGVQHA; encoded by the coding sequence ATGTCTGGGCACACTAAACCGAAAGGCTTGTTTGGCTTTTTTGTCGACAACTCGCTGTTTTTAATCACCGGGGCAGTCGCGGCCCTGATCTGGGCCAATTGGGCCGCCAAGAATCAAAGTACAAGCTACCACGATTTCATCCACTTTGATGTGCGAACACTCGTCGGTGCCGGCGGAAGTCACGGTGACGAACTGGGCGATCAGCACAGCTCTGATCAGCAAAGCTCTGATCAGCAAAGTGGCGAGCGCGAAGGTGTTGAAGGGGTTGACGAACCGGCGGCCGATCTGACGCCGGCTTCCGAAGGCGAGCAGGGAGTCGTCGACGATGAAGGACCGCAGACGTCACCCCCGGAAACTGAAGTTGACGCAGTTGATGCGGTCGAGGATACCGATCTCGATAACGCCGGTGCGGATCCCGTGAGTGAGTCTGATCCGGTAGGCGATCATGAATCTGGTGATGGGCACTTGGCACCCGGAGAGCATCCGGCGGAAGAACACTCGGGCGAGAGCAGTCACCACTGGTATTCGCTGCTGTTCATCATCAACGACGTCTTAATGGCGTTGTTCTTTGCGATCGCGGCGAAAGAAGTTTGGGAATCTCTACTGCCCGGAGGGGCGCTGTCGAATCCGCGAAAGGCGGCAACGCCGTTGTTGGCGACGTTCGGCGGGATCGCCGGGCCGGCATTGTTTTTTATTGGCGGTGCGATGTTGACCGGGACGACCGCGGACTTTGGCAAAGGCTGGGCGGTGCCTTGCGCGACGGACATCGCATTCAGTTACTTAGTGGCTCGCTTGATCTTTGGAACGGGGCACCCCGCGATCGCGTTTCTGTTGTTATTGGCGATCGCCGATGATGCGGCAGGGCTGGTGATTCTGGCGATCTTTTATCCCTCCGCACCGATCGAACCGATGTGGTTGATCCTGACCGCGAGCGCGATGGCGGTTGCTTGGATGCTCGCCAAAATGAAAGTGCAATCACATTGGTTTTACATCCTTGGTCCCGGCATCGCGTCATGGTTCTCGTTTTATGAAGCCAACATCCACCCGGCACTTGGCCTCGTCCCGATCATTCCATTTTTGCCAAGTGCGAGTTCTGATCTTGGCATCTTTGCCCGTGAAGAGCTCAACCGCGAAGACACGCTCAACGAATTCGAGCATTTCTGGAAAGTCCCCGTTGAAATCATCCTCGGCCTTTTCGGGTTGGCCAATGCCGGCGTTGTCCTCAGTAGTCTGGGCACCGGGACGTGGTTGGTCTTGGTCGGACTGTTGGTCGGTAAGCCGGTCGGCATCACGTTGATGACTTGGCTCTCCGAGCGTGTGCTAGGTTTGGAAAAGCCGGCCGGGATGGACTATCGCCATGTCGTGACGTTGGGGATGGTCGCCGGGATTGGTTTCACCGTCGCCCTGTTTGTATCGGTGGCGGCGTTCAAAGATCCGGGACCGATCCAGGACTCGGTCAAGATGGGCGCCTTGCTCAGCTTTGCCGCCGCGCCACTGTCGATCTTAATCGCCAAGGCTTTGGGGATCAGGGCAGGCGGAAATACCGATCCGGCTGGCGGTACCGGTGATGGCGGCGTGCAACACGCGTAA
- a CDS encoding Gfo/Idh/MocA family protein, which yields MNRYSRRQFVGTGTTAAAALAVTSSLPARLSWAANANEEINLGFISCGGRSQGLMSQFSKVQGVNIAGLCDVDETRLASAKKRFPKAQGWTDLRDLIASDSIDAVVISTCNHWHCLAAIWAMEAGKDVYVEKPLSHSQWEGKQTVAAARKYNRVCQLGTQQRSDPMQAEIKKFLHEEKALGEIKAARVNRYGIRKSIGKRDTPLPIDKNVAYDLWLGPAADEPLYRESLHYDWHWDWNTGSGEMGNWGVHVLDDCRNNIFQDSVALPKRILGGGGRVVYNDAGETPNVHFAFFDTGSIPVVIGLSNLPAKPGDKRSAAHPGPSSGYMAYCEGGRFEGQRGRAAAYDNDGKKIREFKGNGDVLHQQNFIDAVRAGDRSILNAEVEVGNDSTGWCNLANIAFQAGQAYSAKSANQVDLSQWKDLLGDMEEHLAAHNLKLTDSQIKLSPMLELDSETEQFVGEGAELANPLLKREYRKGYEVPEIV from the coding sequence ATGAATAGATATTCCCGTCGTCAGTTCGTTGGAACCGGAACGACCGCGGCGGCCGCTTTGGCCGTGACTTCAAGTTTGCCAGCCCGTCTGTCATGGGCGGCAAACGCCAACGAAGAAATCAACCTCGGCTTCATCAGTTGTGGCGGTCGGTCACAAGGCTTGATGAGTCAGTTTTCCAAAGTTCAAGGCGTGAACATTGCCGGACTTTGTGACGTCGATGAAACACGATTGGCGTCGGCGAAGAAGCGTTTCCCGAAAGCTCAAGGTTGGACTGACCTTCGAGATTTGATCGCATCGGATAGCATCGACGCCGTCGTGATTTCGACCTGCAACCACTGGCACTGCTTGGCCGCAATCTGGGCGATGGAAGCCGGCAAAGATGTTTACGTAGAAAAACCGTTGTCGCACAGCCAATGGGAAGGCAAGCAAACCGTTGCGGCGGCTCGAAAGTACAACCGCGTATGCCAACTCGGCACCCAGCAACGCTCCGATCCGATGCAGGCGGAGATCAAGAAGTTTTTACACGAAGAGAAGGCGCTCGGTGAAATCAAAGCCGCACGCGTCAACCGCTACGGGATTCGAAAGTCGATTGGCAAACGCGACACGCCGTTGCCGATCGACAAAAATGTGGCCTACGATTTGTGGCTCGGCCCGGCAGCCGACGAACCGCTGTACCGCGAAAGCCTGCACTACGATTGGCACTGGGATTGGAACACCGGTTCGGGGGAAATGGGCAATTGGGGCGTTCACGTCCTTGACGATTGTCGCAACAACATCTTCCAAGACAGCGTCGCATTGCCGAAGCGAATTCTTGGTGGTGGCGGACGTGTCGTCTACAACGACGCCGGTGAAACCCCGAACGTTCACTTCGCATTCTTTGATACCGGATCGATTCCCGTCGTGATCGGATTGAGCAATCTGCCTGCCAAACCCGGCGACAAACGTAGTGCCGCTCATCCCGGTCCTTCCAGTGGATACATGGCGTACTGCGAAGGCGGCCGTTTCGAAGGACAGCGTGGGCGTGCCGCGGCGTACGACAACGATGGCAAGAAAATCCGCGAGTTCAAAGGCAACGGCGACGTTCTTCACCAACAAAACTTTATCGATGCCGTTCGCGCAGGGGATCGATCGATCCTCAATGCCGAAGTCGAAGTCGGTAACGACAGCACCGGTTGGTGCAACTTGGCAAACATCGCCTTCCAAGCCGGCCAAGCTTACTCCGCTAAATCCGCTAACCAAGTTGACCTGTCCCAGTGGAAAGATCTGCTCGGCGATATGGAAGAGCACCTTGCGGCCCACAATTTGAAGTTGACCGATAGTCAGATCAAACTCAGTCCGATGCTGGAACTCGATTCGGAGACCGAACAGTTCGTTGGCGAAGGTGCTGAACTGGCCAATCCGCTCCTGAAGCGAGAGTACCGCAAAGGTTACGAAGTTCCGGAAATCGTCTAG